One Gadus chalcogrammus isolate NIFS_2021 chromosome 7, NIFS_Gcha_1.0, whole genome shotgun sequence genomic window, TGCTTACCGCCATGGATCTTGTGAATCCAACCACCCCATGTTTGGTTGCTGTATACACGGGTGCACCTGGAAATGGACCAAgtcctgtaacacacacacacacacacacacacacacacacacacacacacacacacgcacacgcgcacgcacacacacacacgcgcgtgcgggCATACAACAAAACCACATTTTAGGATTGaatatctctccccctcagacAAACCAATATGCATCTAGCTATGCATCTTGCGGCAACAGGCGCGTTCAAACATGTTGGAGACACGCTGGATACTTTAGGTGAGGGGTGGCTCCTAGTTGGAGCGAGTGGGAGGACGGGTGCAGAAAGTATGCAGCGGTGGTCCCAGTGTTTGGTTTATAACACATCGTAGAGCACAGGCGAGGTTTCAAACTCTGTGATGCTGACTCTTTTAGCAGTGATATCAACACTGAATTTATTTAGACCTATCTGATATACCAACAGAAGAGTGAAGCAGAAAGAAGTTAGAAATCGAAATATATGCGTGAAGATAAAAGGGGCCTGGAAAGTGTAAACTTGTGTCGGCACATACAGCAGCCCGCCTGGGTATAATCTGGAGAAGGTCCATCTTATAGTGCTTGGAAAGGGCTATAGGTTGGGTCAAATAAACAACCCAGCATTCTTACACAACCCAGCATTCTGGGTGAAATGGTAAAACCAAGCTCTTGGGTCAAACCAACCCAAACACGTGTTCTGTCCCATAGTAAACAATAGTTAATGATTGGTTATTCAGGTTGAATATCATATGAATAGCCAATCGAATATGATACTAACTCTACCTCGATAGCAAGGGGTGGGTCACAttatctcactcacacacagaatcagAATGTTGACATTCAGCATGAATAAATAGATTAATGTTTACAGAGTAAACCCTTAACCTACAcgccccacatacacacacgcacacacacacacacgcacacacacacggacacacacacacacacacaaaaagtctTTACTGGTATTAGTGCTCACTTTACAGTGGCGTTTTTGGGCCTGTACCTGCTAGGGACGCGATGTTGATTATCACTCCTCCCTGACCTCCGCTCAGTTTGTTCATGTGTTCCAGAGCCAGGTAAGATCCTCTCACAACGCCCATCTAGGGATAGGGGTAGTCTTACAAGCAAGCACCACAGCAATACACGCATCTCTTTCAAATAAATAGAAACGTATTAAAAATGATATCTCTTGGGTTTACCAGATTAATGGAGACTGCCTTCTCCCAATCATTTTCATTGGCGATGCCCGCGTTGTTGCAGAAAATATCAACATGTCCAAATGTCTCTACAGCTTTCTGCAGGGCAGCTatttaaaaccaaacaaaaaacaatgacCATATCCAGTCATGACCTTTGATGTTCTACATTGAATCACACACATAGCCAAAATATATGTAGGTTTCTGTATTCGGACCTTTAAACTGCTGCTGGGATTGAACGTCACAGGGGATGAACAGTGTGCGCTCCGGTCCATATTGCCCATCCAGGGACTTCTTCAAGGTGGTCCCAGTAGCTTCAGCGACATCCAACAGTGCAAcctgataaaaataaattaatagtCTCCGTTTATCACTTTACGGTAAAAAGCCTTCTCGATCTTACTTGAACAACATGCAGAATGTCCCAATCGCAGTTAAATTCGCGTTGCAAGTAAAACTTTACCTTGGCACCGTTTTTAAGAAGAATCTCAGAAATACTTCTTCCTATCCCCTGCGCTGCACCAGTCACCATCGCCGTTCTGCCCTCTAACGCCATTTGGATTACACACTCTTCTTCACTTCCCTACAGGCAGCTACAGAAGAAAAGCAACGCGGAAAGCTTTGGCTATATAAAAAGTCTAAAGTCAACGTACCTACCCGACTCCTCCCACTGTCACACataggcacgcacgcacgcacgcacacacacacacacacacacacacacacacacacacacacacacacacacacacacacacacacacacaatgcgttCGGGTTTAAACAGAATATTAAGAAGAACTAAAGAAACCTGTGGTAAATGGGCAGAgtaattaaaacatgttaattCTCTGgtccactaggtggcagcaaCTCTCTGTTGTTACGGTTGAGTTAAACT contains:
- the LOC130385770 gene encoding 15-hydroxyprostaglandin dehydrogenase [NAD(+)]-like, which produces MALEGRTAMVTGAAQGIGRSISEILLKNGAKVALLDVAEATGTTLKKSLDGQYGPERTLFIPCDVQSQQQFKAALQKAVETFGHVDIFCNNAGIANENDWEKAVSINLMGVVRGSYLALEHMNKLSGGQGGVIINIASLAGLGPFPGAPVYTATKHGVVGFTRSMAATSKMSGYGVRFNMICPTFVQTDIINSLTCPAALGQFAHLADPTRKLMEQHGVLDVSRVSEGFLQLLLDETKDGEALVVVSKGSQYYTFPSL